The sequence below is a genomic window from Inquilinus sp. KBS0705.
ATGGCCAAATATCTCGGCTAATTTAGGCGAATGAATTATCCCGCCGCTTTGCAAATCAAGGTCAAACGTACCCAGGCCGGTAGCCTCGGCCGCTAAGCGTAAGCGCTCTTCGGCATCTTGTAGCTTAAGGCGCACGTTAATCTGCTCAGTTACCTCTGTAGCTACTACCATTACGCCGCTAACTTTACCATCGGGCTCGGCAATAGGTTGGTATACAAAATTAAAGTAGCACTTTTCGGTTAGCCCGTTACGCACTAATGCAACTTTAGCTTCGTAGCCGTGGTGTGCAATCCCTGTATTAATTACATTATGTAAAATATCAACAAACGGCTGCCCAACTAATTCGGGCAGGCCATAGACAAGTGGATGGCCTATTATGCTGTTGTTTTTACCCCATACCTGTAGCATAATTGCATTTGCCGATTCGATGATCAGGTCATCTCCACGCAACACACTTAAAGCTACAGGCGCTTGTGCCATTAGGCCATGAAAGTCCTGTTCATTTAAAACTGAAGACATTTTAGGGGGATAATTAGTCATTTATTTAATTATAACAACAATAATACATCATTTTATCACGTATGCCGAGTATCAACTTTTTAATATACAATAATTATATTTACTTTTGTCAATGCAGTTTAAACTGCTTAACATTATTTTGAGTAAGATACCCACCGTAATTTTATAGCAGCAATATTTTTTATTTACTATTATACCTTTTCGTTCCTCTTTAGTTTATAGCATCTTTTATGGTAAAGCGTATTTTAGTACTTGATGATAACCAGGATATTCTGGATATAGTGCATGAAACCCTCACTTATGAAAATTTTGAGGTAAAAAGCACTGCGCAAGGCGAAGAGGTGATGCCTTTTATTGAAACCTTTAACCCCGACCTGGTGATATTAGATTACCGCGTAGCCGGTACAAACGGTGGTGAGCTTTGCCGCCAAATCAAATCGCACCCTAAATTTGGTAATGTTCCGGTTATTATATTCTCGGCTTATATTAACCACGATGCCGACCTTTTAGGTTACGGCTGCGATGCTATAATAAACAAACCATTCGACCTTACCGAACTTGTTGACAAGGTGAACAACCTGATTAGCTAAGAAAACTTAGGCAGAAAAAAAGCATAACAATACTATACATAAACAAAAAAGCCTCTCTGATTCCAGAGAGGCTTTTTTGTTATAAGACTATAGATTATTTAACTTCTTCGAAGTCAACATCTGTTACATTATCGGCATTGCCTTCGGCAGTTGCCTGTCCTGCATCACCTGCGCCTGGTTGTTGACCGCCTTCGGCAGATGCTTTGTACATATCTTCAGAAGCTGCTGTCCAGGCTGCATTCAACTCTTCCTGCGCTGTATCAATAGCAGCGTGGTCTTTAGCCGAATAAGCTGTTTTCAGTTTCTCTAAACCCGACTCGATAGCGCCTTTTTTATCAGCAGGTATCTTATCGCCGTATTCTTTCAGTTGTTTTTCGGTACTAAAGATAAGGGCATCGGCAGCGTTCAGTTTTTCAACTTCTTCTTTAGCTTTTTTATCAGCTTCGGCGTTTGCTTCCGCTTCGTCCTTCATCTTTTTGATCTCGGCATCGGTTAAACCTGATGATGCTTCGATACGTATTTTTTGCTCTTTACCGGTAGCTTTATCTTTTGCAGATACATGTAATATACCGTTTGCATCAATATCAAATGTTACTTCAATTTGAGGCACACCGCGGGGTGCTGGTGGTATACCATCCAGGTGGAAACGGCCTATGGTGCGGTTAGCAGATGCCATTGGGCGCTCGCCTTGTAATATGTGTATCTCAACAGATGGCTGGCTATCACTGGCGGTTGAGAATGTTTCTGACTTTTTGGTTGGGATGGTTGTGTTTGATTCTATCAAGCGTGTCATTACACCGCCCATAGTTTCGATACCCAATGATAGTGGGGTAACATCTAATAACAATACATCCTTTACTTCGCCGGTTAATACACCACCTTGTATAGCAGCACCAATAGCTACTACTTCATCAGGGTTAACGCCTTTTGATGGGGCCTTACCAAAGAATTTTTGAACAGCATCCTGGATAGCCGGGATACGGGTTGAACCACCTACCAATATCACTTCATCGATATCTGATGTGCTGTAACCTGCGTTTTTCAAAGCAGTTTTACAGGGCTCGATGGTACGTTTAATTAAGCTATCGGCTAATTGCTCAAATTTTGCACGGGTTAAGGTTTTAACCAAGTGCTTAGGCATACCGTCAACAGCGGTTACGTATGGCAGGTTAATCTCTGTTTGGGTGCTGCTTGATAATTCGATCTTAGCTTTCTCGGCACTTTCTTTTAAGCGTTGTAAAGCCATTGGGTCTTTACGCAAATCAATGCCTTCGTCGCTTTTAAACTCGTCTGCCATCCAGTCAATTATAACCTGGTCAAAGTCGTCACCACCTAAGTGTGTATCACCGTCGGTTGATTTTACTTCGAAAACGCCATCACCTAATTCCAGGATAGATACGTCATGCGTACCACCACCGCAGTCAAATACGGCGATTTTCATATCCTTGTGTGCTTTATCCAAACCGTAGGCAAGGGCAGCAGCAGTAGGCTCGTTAATAATACGGCGTACTTTTAGACCTGCAATTTCGCCGGCTTCTTTAGTAGCCTGGCGTTGTGCATCGTTAAAGTAGGCAGGTACGGTAATAACCGCTTCTGTAACTTCGTGTCCTAAGAAATCCTCAGCAGTTTTCTTCATTTTTTGAAGTATCATGGCTGATATCTCTTGCGGAGTATATTTACGGTCGCCAATTTCAACGCGTGGGGTGTTATTATCACCTTTAACTACGCTGTATGGTACACGCTCGGCCTCTTTGGTAACCTCGTTAAACTGGTTGCCCATGAAGCGTTTAATAGAGTAAATAGTTTTTGTAGGGTTTGTGATAGACTGGCGTTTTGCCGGATCACCAACTTTACGTTCGCCATCGTTAACAAAAGCCACAACGGACGGCGTAGTACGTTTACCCTCGCTGTTAGCAATAACTACAGGCTCGTTACCTTCCATTACTGCAACGCAGGAGTTTGTTGTCCCTAAGTCGATTCCAATTATTTTAGACATATTATTGATTGATTTTTTATTAATTAAGTGTTGCTTACCACACCTATTTATCAATGGTTGTGCCAATATGTGTTTGGCAGCAAAATATGCCCAAGCCTGTCAGTTAAATAACAATCCGTCAGCATGTATTACACAGCGGTGACATGTTGGCAGAAGTTTGGTAAGTAGAGAATGGTGAATGGAGAGGAGTTGTATCGTGGTAAAAACGCGTTACCAAACTCGGTTTCTTTTGCTTTTATTCATATAATAAGTATGTTTATATGTAAATAATTACCGCCGCTGTTACTTAACACACCACTAAGGCAAATTACATTGCCTGGAATTGCATAACAAACAGTCATTAATCATGACTGGCCCCGTAGCCGCATATTGCGGACAGGTATCTTATTGTTATTCAAATCTTTAAATCAAAACAATGTTTTTTATTGAAACTGAACGGTTAAAACTAATACCGTTAAATTATACGCAACTTTTATTGCTGCGCGAAAGTCGCGAAGCACTCGAACGATCAATGGGCTTAAACCCCTCTAATATGGTAATAGAGCCACTTTATCAGCATGAATTGCTTGACGCGCTCGACAATTTTTGGCTGCCCAAGATACAGCAGCACCCCGATCATTATGAGTATTATACCAATTGGGAGGTTATTATCAAGGCCGAAAACGTGAGCGCGGGCGGTATTGGCATAGGCTACCCCGACGAAAATGGCGAATCGGTTACGGGGTATTGTATTGATAAACAGCAGCATAACAAAGGTTATGCAACCGAGGCCCTTAAATGCTTATGCGAGTGGGGGTTTACCAATCCGGCTATTAAAACCATCTGGGCCGAGACCCCGCCTGATAATTGCCCATCGCAGCGGATACTGATAAAGGCCGGCTTTAGCCAAACCGGCACCAAGGACAGCAACCTGGTATTTAAGCTGCCGCGAACCTGATCAAAAACAAAAGCCCTGCTAAATAGCGGGGCTTTTGTTGGATTATCTTCTATTCCACACCTATACTTAAACGATTCCATTTTTTTCGTTTTTTTTGCGGATTTTTCGTTTTAATTCGTTTTTTTTCGTTCCGGATGCTTAACTAATATAAAATTATTTTTGATATATCCAAGCTTTTTCGTCAGGATGGGTCAATCCAGTTGCCATCGCCTTTGATGATTCCGATGAGTTCGTCGAGTGCATTGGCAGAGTTGATATTTTTTTTGACAGCCTCTTTGCCACGGTAAAGGGTAACCTTATCGGTACCCGAACCTACATAACCGTAGTCGGCGTCGGCCATTTCGCCGGGGCCGTTTACTATGCAACCCATAATGCCAACTTTAAGGCCCTTTAGGTGACTGGTTCTGCTGCGGATCATCTGCGTGGTAACCATCAGATCGAACAGCGTACGACCGCAGCTGGGGCAGGATATGTACTCGGTTTTGGATATGCGCGAGCGTGTGGCCTGCAGTATGCCAAAGGCGGTAGAAGTGATAACGCTTGTAGCTACCTGCGGGGCATCTATCCATACGCCATCACCAAAACCATCAACCAGCAAAGCACCCATATCGGTAGCAGCTTGTAGTTGTAAGTCTTGAGTCTGAAGTCCTGAGTCTGAAGTTTCAAAACCATACGAACGCTTAATGATCACCGGGACATCCAGTTCCATTTCCTGTAGCTTTAGGAAAAAGGCACGCTGGTCGGCCATGCCATGCAGTTCGTTGGTCTCCAGTACAAACACCAGCGTGTTATCCAAAGGTATCAGCCCGAATGCCTCGCTATCCAGGTCGGCATTGGTGATGCGTACCAGGTTTAATGCCGATGTACGGTTATCCGCCGCAATGTACTCAGCTAAAGTAAATACCGGGTGACAAAGCGTTTTGTTGGCCAGTTTTTGCCAGGTTGGATAGTTATAAAGCTGTTTTAGGTTACCGGGCACGGTAAACGATGGTAAGCTATCGCCCAGGTACACAAAATCTACCGATTGCTCGGCCATATTGTACTTATCCAGCAATGCCGAGTACAGGTAACCCGCATCGTTCATTACAGCAGGGTCCTTCAAATTGGCCCGCGACAGATCGACCACTACCCTTGGCACAATATGCCCGCCTATAAAGGCATTAGCCTCGTAGGTTTCGCGTTTTTTGTATTCGTAAGGATTGTAGGAAGGTGAAAGGTTAAAGGTTAAGGGTGAAAGGTTGTTATCGCCTTTTGCCTTTTGCCCTTCGGCCTTTGACCTTAAAACGTATCTTTTCACTAGTGCAATAGCAACCGGTGCTTCGGCTTCGGGTTCTTCGGTTAAGGATACACGAACGGTATCGCCAAGGCCATCTTCCAGCAGTGTGCCAATGCCCACGGCCGATTTAATGCGCCCGTCCTCGCCGTCGCCGGCTTCTGTTACGCCCAGGTGCAGCGGGTAGTTCATGCCCTCGGCAACCATGGTTTGTACCAGCAAGCGGTAGGCTTGCACCATTACCTGCGGATTGCTGCTTTTCATAGATACCACCAGGCTGTAATAGCCCAATGTTTCGCACATGCGTATAAACTCCATAGCACTCTCAACCATTCCCTGCGGGGTATCGCCATAGCGGCTCATAATGCGGTCGCTAAGCGAGCCATGGTTGGTGCCAATACGCATAGCGGTACCATATTCTTTGCAAATTTTAACCAGCGGGGCAAACTTTTGGTAAATGCGTTCCAGTTCGCCCTGGTATTCCAGGTCGGTATAATCTAACTGGTCAAATTTCTTTTTATCGGCATAGTTGCCAGGGTTCACACGTACTTTCTCTACAATACGGGCAGCCACTTCGGCAGCATTGGGGGTAAAGTGTATATCTGCAACCAGCGGTACATTATACCCGCGCATGCGTAATTGCTTTTTTATCTCGGCCAGGTTATTGGCCTCCTTTATGCTTGGCGCAGTAATGCGTATGTATTCGCAACCGGCATCAACCATACGTATCGACTGTTCGACCGTACCGATGGTATCCATGGTATCGGTAGTGGTCATGCTTTGTATGCGTATAGGGTTATTGCCGCCCATAGGCACATCGCCAATAGCCACCTCGCGGGTAACAAACCGCGAATATTGGGTTAAGGAATTACAGTAACGGCCTTGCAGCAATTTTACAGCATCAGCATTCATGCACGTATATTATATTAATAAGTTACAAAACTACAAAAACTTGTTGGATGGTTTAAAGTTGTACTATATGAATGATTATATAAACTAATAAAACTATATTGTGTCACCAATACACTTAAATGAAGCGACTTTTTTATCTCCTTATAATTGCAGGCCTATTTGCCTCATGCGGCGGCAACGAATCTGACCAGGACGCGGCAAATAACAAACCGCTCGATCAATCGCAGGCTTTAATATCGCAGTTTAAGCCTATTGTTAGCGGCGTTTGGGTAAAGAAGAATTACATCAAAAAACTCATCAAAAGTAAATCGCCATTAGCAGCCGCAGACAGGGCTACAGGCTTAACCACAATGCTTATTGATACCGCTAAACTTAAAGGCGATAGCATAATAGTTGCTGCCGGATGGAATAACCACGAGGGTAGCAATCTTACCCTAAGATTTCAGCCGGGTAAAAACACCACCACTATTGAATTGGGCGACGATGAGTTAAGCTATAAAATAAAAAATGGCGATACTACCCTTGTTGTATACCATTACGACGAGAAAACCAAAGAAACATCAACCACCAATTATATTAAAGCCTTAAATACCCAACCCGCAAATAATTTAGGCTACGGTATGAGTTATATGATTAACAAAGGCATCATATCCGGCATATACCAGGCTACCGACAATACAGGAAAAAAGTTTAATGCCGTATTTTATGATAATGGAAAGGTATCGGGTTTCCCGGACTTTAACACCTACTATGTGGAAAATGATTTAGGCAACGGACCTATGAGTAACCTTGATGAGCTAATTTTTGAGCTGAATGGGAAAAATCAAAAATCATACGCTTTCATCATCAACAAACGCAAATTAGACCTGTATACTACCAAAGCAAATGCCGATTCATCTGAATTACTGCTTGATAAGGTAGCTTTTAAACTTGTTAAGAAAGATTAAGGTATCTGGATATTTAGCTAAGGGTAGCCACCTACGGGGCACAATAGCATTTGTTATTTTCTACAAAGCGGTAGCTCCTATGGAGCATGATAAGTTTGAATTAAATGCCCAATGAGGCACAACATATTATGTTATTGCGCTACAAAGTGGTAGTTGCTACGGAACATGTGGATTGTATATATTTAATACAATTGATTATAATGCAATAATATCCCGTAGGGATAACCGCTTTGTAGAAAACAAAAGCAAGGTTAATTTTGCGCCGTAGGTGCTACCCTTAGCCAGCATATAAATCCAAAAGTATATTATAAATTCAGCACATTGCAAACCCCCGCTTAGTTCAACGCCTTACTTTTTACAAACTACAGCTCATAAACAAAGTGCTGATATACCCTATTTACCAATATTCCAACTGTTTAAATACGGCTATCAAGTCTTCGTCACCAAATTCGTCTCGGGCGTCTTCAAAGGTTTTTAGCGCAGCCAGTCCCATTGGGGTATTTAAGCCGATATCTTTTGCCAGCCTAAGGTCTTTAACTATATTGTTTAAGCTGAATGCCGCTGTAAAATTATTATTCACAATGGCATCGCCCTTAATTTTCATAAAGGGGTTGCCCAGCGCGCTATTGCCCAGCATATTTAGCAAAACTTCGGCATCTATACCATTTTGTTTGGCCAATATAAGAGCCTCGGCCAGGCCCTGCGCATGAAAGCTAAGCAAAGTATTAATGGCCAGCTTAGCGGTATTGCCTGCGCCTACCGCACCTATGTTAAGGGCCATTTTACCCATAGCATCTAATATGGGTTTTACCTTGTTAAAAGCGTCGGCGTTGCCACCTGCCATTATTACCAACTGGGCGGTTTCGGCCTGCTTAACACTGCCAGATACCGGCGCATCTAAATAATGGTTGCCCTGCTGTTGGCAAAGTTCGGCCATATCCCTACTGATGGCAGGAGATACGGTGCTCATGTTGATAATAATCTTGCCGCCAGTATTGGCTGCGAGTAAGCCATCGCTGCCTTTAAATATATCGTTTATGGCTTTATCATCCGTCACCATTAATATTACTACATCTGTTTGCTGCAGTAATTGGGCCGGTGTTGCGGCAGTGCCGGCACCTTGCGCTTTAAGGCCTTCTTCTTTGGCTTTATTACGGTTGTAAACGGTAACAGGGTAGCCCGCTTTGATAAGCTGCTGCGACATGGGCGTACCCATTAAACCCAAGCCTATCCATCCAATTTTTGTAGTTGTAGTAGTAGACATTTTATGATGCAATTACGTTATCGTTAAAATACTTTTTCACTAATAAATTTATAAACCTTTTTAGATAGGTTTCATTTAAAAACACGTTAGACCAGTTATCAAACCGCCGGCATTGCACACCCAGGTAAAAGAAATAAAGGCTTACACCCAAGGCAGGCAACAGGCGCTTTTCTTCGACGCTTATATTGGTTACAGACTCATAACCACTCATAAAGCTTTTCAGTTTTAGGTCGCGTTCATTTTCTTCCTTTTCGGTACTGTGCAGCTGTAAAATATAGTAGGCTATATCATAACACAACCAGCCGTTACCGCAAAAATCAAAATCAAACAGCGTGATATCTCCCTGCGGACTAATATTAAAGTTATCAAACCAAATATCAAGGTGTACAACGCCCTGCCTTAATTGGGCAGTATCAGCATCGGCTAACAGGCCCAGTAAGTATTTTTGCGTATCGGCCATCCATAGCATTTCGGCGGTATCGGCCGGCAAAAATTGTTTTAGGCTTTCAAACGAATCTTTTAATACTACCTGTGGCGCATAGCTAACCCGCTGTAATGTTAAATTGTGTGTTAAGGTATGTATGCGGGCCATGGTTTGGCCAACCTTGTAATGCACATCTGCCGAAAAGTTGAGCAGCTTATCCCCTTCTGCGAATGAGAATAACATGCCTGTGCGTGCCCCCTCTGGTGCATCTAACTGTTGTAAGTAGTTACCGACTTTGTCTTTTATAGGGTACGATACTGATACGCCATTTCGATATAATAAATTCAGCAATTTTACCTCTTCGGCTATCTCTACCTCTGTACGCCAGTTTAGGCTGTATATCCTAAATACAAAGCGGGTTCCCTCATCGGTTACCAAATAGCTATGGTTGATGCCGGTTTTTAGCAATTTGCAGGTAGCATTAACCGAAAAACCATATTGAGCCTGCAAAAACGAACCCACATGATGCGCAGAGAGGATTGAACTGGTAACCGGAAATGTTTTCATAAGGCGGATTTTATTTGAGGGCCGCAAAGAAACAAAAAACGCCGTTGATAATCAACGGCGTTTAATTATAATTAGCGCAGATTAAACCGCGTCTGATAACGAACTAAAGGTAAAGTCGCGTATTTTCATAGGCGGTATCAGGTAGCTGCGGTAGCTTTCTACACTGATGCTGCGCTCCTGCTTACCTAGGGCTTCCAGGTTGTTCAGCATAATAACCGGGCTCTCGTTAAACCTGAAGTTTTTAACAGGGAACATGATCTTTCCGTTCTCGATATAAAACGTACCATCACGGGTGAGGCCTGTTAGCAGCAGCGATTGCGGGTCGACCATACGGATATACCACAGGCGCGACACCAGTATGCCCCGTTCGGTGCTTTTTATTAACTCTTCCAATGTGGCATCGCCGCCATCCATAATAATATTGCTTGGGCCGGGTACCGGTGCTACACCCTTTTTTTGCGCCCAAAAACGTGAGTACGATAAGTTTTTTACCACCCCTTTATCAATCCACATGGTTTTTTCGCGTGGCAAACCATCGCCGCCCCAGGTTGCGCCAGGCAGGTCGGGGTTAAAGGGATCAGAATAGATGTTCACTTTAGGGTCTACCAATTGCTCGCCCAAACGGGTGCCGCCGCCTTTTTTACTTAAAAAGCTGCGGCCTTCTTCGGCGCTGCGGGCATCAAAGCGAAACATATTCTCCAGCATGTAGGTAGCTGCAACTGGCTCTAATATCACCATGTATTTACCCGGCTCAATAGCCTTTGCACCTACCGAACCATTTGCTTTCATGGCAGCCACACGGGTGGCTGATGCGGTATCTAATTTGCTTACATCTGTAAAACCACGCGCTGCATAGCCCGAGCCGGTGCCGGCATCGTTACGCAAGGTAACCGAAAAGGTAACATCGCTGCTTTTGTTATAGGCAAACAAACCTTTAGAGTTCATTACCGCGTAAAACCCTGTCGAGTTCTCTAAAAAGCCCGCTGCGTTCAATTTGGCTTCTTTGGCTACTGCTAAACTTTTGCCCACCATTTCGGCACGGCTATCGGGTGTCATACCAGCGGTATTGGCATTGTAGGTGATAGATTCCTTAAACTCGCTTTGGCCAAGCATAGGCATATACTCCGAGTTTTCGGGAGCCAGCTGTGCCAGCTCTTCTGATCGGCGCACCACGCGCTCCAAAGCGGCATCGTCAAACTCATCAATAGTGGCCGAGCCTGCCTTTTTGCCGTAAACCGATGTTACCGATAAACCTACCGTACTAATATCGCCCGCGGTTGAAACCGCGTTTAAAGCATAGCGAACGTTGCCGCCCTCGCTGCCGCTAAGGCCTACTTCACACTCGTCGGCTTTTGAATAGCTAAGCACTTTCTTTAATAAAGCCTGTGCTTGTTCTTTTGTATATATAGGCATATTGTTATCCGATCTTTCTTTTTGTGTTAATTACATTAACTCCGTTAAATCTTGCTGTTGATGCACCATGCGATACCGCGCTGCTTTGGCTTGGCTGGCCCTTACCATCGTTAAACGCGCCGCCCAGGCGGTAATCGTTCTTATCGCAAACCTGCGTGCACGAGTTCCAAAACTCGCGGGTATTGGCCTGGTAGGCTACATCATTTAGCATACCCACTATTTTACCGTCTTTTATCTCGTAAAACAACTGCCCGCCAAACTGGAAGTTATAACGCTGCTGATCGATAGAGAAAGATCCGTCGCCAATGATATAGATACCTTTCTCTACATTTTTGATCATATCATCAACACTCAGCGGGGTTTTACCCGGCTGTAACGATACGTTTGGCATGCGCTGAAATTGCACATCCTGCCAGCTTTGTGCATAGCAGCAGCCCTGCGATTCTTTAAGGCCGATAATATGTGCCTGGTCGCGAATGGCCTGGTAATTTACCAGTATGCCATCTTTTATGATATCCCATTTTTTGGTACCCACACCTTCATCATCATAACCAACAGCACCAAGCGAACCTACCTGGGTTTTGTCGCCCACAATGTTTACCTGCTTGCTGCCAAACTCAAAATTGCCCGATTTCCATTTATCCAGCGTTAAAAAAC
It includes:
- a CDS encoding response regulator, with protein sequence MVKRILVLDDNQDILDIVHETLTYENFEVKSTAQGEEVMPFIETFNPDLVILDYRVAGTNGGELCRQIKSHPKFGNVPVIIFSAYINHDADLLGYGCDAIINKPFDLTELVDKVNNLIS
- the dnaK gene encoding molecular chaperone DnaK, which translates into the protein MSKIIGIDLGTTNSCVAVMEGNEPVVIANSEGKRTTPSVVAFVNDGERKVGDPAKRQSITNPTKTIYSIKRFMGNQFNEVTKEAERVPYSVVKGDNNTPRVEIGDRKYTPQEISAMILQKMKKTAEDFLGHEVTEAVITVPAYFNDAQRQATKEAGEIAGLKVRRIINEPTAAALAYGLDKAHKDMKIAVFDCGGGTHDVSILELGDGVFEVKSTDGDTHLGGDDFDQVIIDWMADEFKSDEGIDLRKDPMALQRLKESAEKAKIELSSSTQTEINLPYVTAVDGMPKHLVKTLTRAKFEQLADSLIKRTIEPCKTALKNAGYSTSDIDEVILVGGSTRIPAIQDAVQKFFGKAPSKGVNPDEVVAIGAAIQGGVLTGEVKDVLLLDVTPLSLGIETMGGVMTRLIESNTTIPTKKSETFSTASDSQPSVEIHILQGERPMASANRTIGRFHLDGIPPAPRGVPQIEVTFDIDANGILHVSAKDKATGKEQKIRIEASSGLTDAEIKKMKDEAEANAEADKKAKEEVEKLNAADALIFSTEKQLKEYGDKIPADKKGAIESGLEKLKTAYSAKDHAAIDTAQEELNAAWTAASEDMYKASAEGGQQPGAGDAGQATAEGNADNVTDVDFEEVK
- a CDS encoding GNAT family N-acetyltransferase, which produces MFFIETERLKLIPLNYTQLLLLRESREALERSMGLNPSNMVIEPLYQHELLDALDNFWLPKIQQHPDHYEYYTNWEVIIKAENVSAGGIGIGYPDENGESVTGYCIDKQQHNKGYATEALKCLCEWGFTNPAIKTIWAETPPDNCPSQRILIKAGFSQTGTKDSNLVFKLPRT
- the ispG gene encoding (E)-4-hydroxy-3-methylbut-2-enyl-diphosphate synthase; translated protein: MNADAVKLLQGRYCNSLTQYSRFVTREVAIGDVPMGGNNPIRIQSMTTTDTMDTIGTVEQSIRMVDAGCEYIRITAPSIKEANNLAEIKKQLRMRGYNVPLVADIHFTPNAAEVAARIVEKVRVNPGNYADKKKFDQLDYTDLEYQGELERIYQKFAPLVKICKEYGTAMRIGTNHGSLSDRIMSRYGDTPQGMVESAMEFIRMCETLGYYSLVVSMKSSNPQVMVQAYRLLVQTMVAEGMNYPLHLGVTEAGDGEDGRIKSAVGIGTLLEDGLGDTVRVSLTEEPEAEAPVAIALVKRYVLRSKAEGQKAKGDNNLSPLTFNLSPSYNPYEYKKRETYEANAFIGGHIVPRVVVDLSRANLKDPAVMNDAGYLYSALLDKYNMAEQSVDFVYLGDSLPSFTVPGNLKQLYNYPTWQKLANKTLCHPVFTLAEYIAADNRTSALNLVRITNADLDSEAFGLIPLDNTLVFVLETNELHGMADQRAFFLKLQEMELDVPVIIKRSYGFETSDSGLQTQDLQLQAATDMGALLVDGFGDGVWIDAPQVATSVITSTAFGILQATRSRISKTEYISCPSCGRTLFDLMVTTQMIRSRTSHLKGLKVGIMGCIVNGPGEMADADYGYVGSGTDKVTLYRGKEAVKKNINSANALDELIGIIKGDGNWIDPS
- a CDS encoding NAD(P)-dependent oxidoreductase encodes the protein MSTTTTTKIGWIGLGLMGTPMSQQLIKAGYPVTVYNRNKAKEEGLKAQGAGTAATPAQLLQQTDVVILMVTDDKAINDIFKGSDGLLAANTGGKIIINMSTVSPAISRDMAELCQQQGNHYLDAPVSGSVKQAETAQLVIMAGGNADAFNKVKPILDAMGKMALNIGAVGAGNTAKLAINTLLSFHAQGLAEALILAKQNGIDAEVLLNMLGNSALGNPFMKIKGDAIVNNNFTAAFSLNNIVKDLRLAKDIGLNTPMGLAALKTFEDARDEFGDEDLIAVFKQLEYW
- a CDS encoding phosphotransferase; this encodes MKTFPVTSSILSAHHVGSFLQAQYGFSVNATCKLLKTGINHSYLVTDEGTRFVFRIYSLNWRTEVEIAEEVKLLNLLYRNGVSVSYPIKDKVGNYLQQLDAPEGARTGMLFSFAEGDKLLNFSADVHYKVGQTMARIHTLTHNLTLQRVSYAPQVVLKDSFESLKQFLPADTAEMLWMADTQKYLLGLLADADTAQLRQGVVHLDIWFDNFNISPQGDITLFDFDFCGNGWLCYDIAYYILQLHSTEKEENERDLKLKSFMSGYESVTNISVEEKRLLPALGVSLYFFYLGVQCRRFDNWSNVFLNETYLKRFINLLVKKYFNDNVIAS
- a CDS encoding TldD/PmbA family protein; this encodes MPIYTKEQAQALLKKVLSYSKADECEVGLSGSEGGNVRYALNAVSTAGDISTVGLSVTSVYGKKAGSATIDEFDDAALERVVRRSEELAQLAPENSEYMPMLGQSEFKESITYNANTAGMTPDSRAEMVGKSLAVAKEAKLNAAGFLENSTGFYAVMNSKGLFAYNKSSDVTFSVTLRNDAGTGSGYAARGFTDVSKLDTASATRVAAMKANGSVGAKAIEPGKYMVILEPVAATYMLENMFRFDARSAEEGRSFLSKKGGGTRLGEQLVDPKVNIYSDPFNPDLPGATWGGDGLPREKTMWIDKGVVKNLSYSRFWAQKKGVAPVPGPSNIIMDGGDATLEELIKSTERGILVSRLWYIRMVDPQSLLLTGLTRDGTFYIENGKIMFPVKNFRFNESPVIMLNNLEALGKQERSISVESYRSYLIPPMKIRDFTFSSLSDAV